The following proteins are encoded in a genomic region of Melopsittacus undulatus isolate bMelUnd1 chromosome 8, bMelUnd1.mat.Z, whole genome shotgun sequence:
- the DYNC1I2 gene encoding cytoplasmic dynein 1 intermediate chain 2: MSDKSELKAELERKKQRLAQIREEKKRKEEERKKKETDQKKEVLPIQEESDLEKKRREAEALLQSMGLTPESPVVPPPTSPSSKSVSTPSEAGSQDSGDGAVGSRRGPVKLGMAKITQVDFPPREVVTYTKETQTPVMTQPKEDEEDEDDVVAPKPLIEPEEEKTLKKEEEEEAAPHELTEEEKQQILHSEEFLSFFDHSTRIVERALSEQINIFFDYSGRDLEDKEGEIQAGAKLSLNRQFFDERWSKHRVVSCLDWSSQYPELLVASYNNNEDAPHEPDGVALVWNMKYKKTTPEYVFHCQSAVMSATFAKFHPNLVVGGTYSGQIVLWDNRSNKRTPVQRTPLSAAAHTHPVYCVNVVGTQNAHNLISISTDGKICSWSLDMLSQPQDSMELVHKQSKAVAVTCMSFPIGDVNNFVVGSEEGSVYTACRHGSKAGISEMFEGHQGPITGINCHAAVGPVDFSHLFVTSSFDWTVKLWTTKNNKPLYSFEDNSDYVYDVMWSPTHPALFACVDGMGRLDLWNLNNDTEVPTASITVEGNPALNRVRWTHSGREIAVGDSEGQIVIYDVGEQIAVPRSDEWTRFGRTLAEINANRADAEEEAATRIPA, translated from the exons ATGTCTGACAAAAGTGAACTGAAGGCGGAGTTGGAGCGCAAGAAACAACGATTAGCTCAAatcagagaggagaagaaaagaaaggaggaggaaagaaagaagaaagaa ACTGATCAGAAGAAAGAAGTCCTTCCTATACAAGAAGAATCTGATCTtgaaaagaagagaagagaagctgaagcaTTACTTCAGAGCATGGGGTTGACACCTGAGTCTCCTGTTG TCCCTCCTCCTACCTCTCCGTCTTCCAAATCTGTGAGTACACCAAGTGAGGCTGGGAGCCAGGACTCTGGTGATGGTGCTGTTGGATCTAG ACGTGGACCTGTTAAACTTGGAATGGCCAAAATTACACAAGTTGATTTTCCTCCTCGAGAAGTTGTTACATATACAAAGGAGACGCAAACACCTGTTATGACTCAGCCAAAGGAAG atgaggaagatgaagatgatGTGGTTGCACCAAAACCATTAATTGAacctgaggaagaaaaaaccttaaaaaaagaggaggaagaagaag CTGCCCCTCATGAActtacagaagaggaaaaacaacaaatttTGCATTCTGAGGAATTTTTAAGTTTCTTTGACCACTCTACAAGGATTGTCGAGAGAGCCCTGTCTGAGCAAATCAACATCTTCTTTGACTACAGTGGGAGAGACTTAGAAGACAAGGAAGG AGAGATTCAAGCTGGAGCAAAACTGTCCTTAAATAGGCAGTTTTTTGATGAACGTTGGTCAAAGCATCGTGTTGTCAGTTGTTTGGACTGGTCATCTCAG TACCCAGAATTACTTGTAGCCTCTTACAACAACAATGAGGATGCACCTCATGAGCCTGATGGGGTGGCCCTTGTATGGAACATGAAGTACAAGAAAACTACCCCAGAGTACGTCTTTCACTGTCAG TCAGCGGTGATGTCAGCTACCTTTGCAAAATTTCATCCCAATCTGGTGGTTGGTGGCACATACTCAGGCCAAATAGTGCTGTGGGATAATCGCAGCAATAAGAGAACCCCAGTGCAGAGAACTCCactttcagctgctgctcacacg CACCCAGTGTACTGTGTAAATGTTGTTGGGACGCAGAATGCTCATAATTTGATTAGTATCTCAACTGATGGGAAAATATGCTCTTGGAGTCTGGACATGCTTTCTCAACCCCAG GATAGCATGGAGCTGGTTCACAAACAGTCCAAGGCTGTGGCTGTTACATGCATGTCATTCCCTATTGGAGATGTCAACAACTTCGTTGTGGGCAGTGAAGAAGGCTCTGTGTACACTGCGTGTCGTCATGGCAG CAAAGCTGGAATCAGTGAGATGTTTGAAGGACACCAGGGACCAATCACAGGTATCAACTGCCATGCAGCAGTTGGACCTGTAGACTTCTCACATCTTTTTGTCACCTCTTCTTTTGACTGGACAGTAAAGCTTTGGACAACTAAG AATAACAAACCCCTGTACTCCTTTGAAGACAACTCAGATTACGTTTATGATGTGATGTGGTCTCCAACTCACCCTGCCTTGTTTGCCTgtgtggatgggatgggcaGGCTTGACCTGTGGAATCTCAACAACGATACTGAG GTGCCTACTGCAAGCATTACTGTGGAGGGTAACCCTGCTCTGAACCGCGTGAGATGGACACATTCTGGGAGAGAGATTGCTGTTGGTGATTCAGAGGGACAAATAGTTATATATGATGTGGGAGAG CAAATTGCCGTTCCTCGCAGTGATGAGTGGACTCGGTTTGGTCGAACCCTGGCAGAAATAAACGCTAACAGAGCTGATGCAGAAGAGGAAGCTGCAACCCGCATACCAGCGTAG